The Gammaproteobacteria bacterium genome includes the window AGCCCAGTGCGATTTTATTGGATGTGCGTTCGACGATGGAATTTCTTTTTGTTGGTCACCCAAAAGGGGCGATGCACATCGCTTGGATTGATGAACCCGACTGGGAAGTGAACCCCAACTTTGTGCGTGAAGTGCGCGAGCTGATGCTCGGTGGTGCGGCCTGTGACGGTGAGGGCTGTGTGCCGGTGATCTTGATCTGTCGCAGTGGCAAACGTTCGGCTTTGGCGGGACAGAAGCTGGTCGATGCCGGTTTTGGGGATGTGTACAACGTGCTGGATGGTTTTGAGGGTGATCGTGATGAGGGTCATC containing:
- a CDS encoding rhodanese-like domain-containing protein, which codes for MSEKKLKSVMPKEAYQLMQDQPSAILLDVRSTMEFLFVGHPKGAMHIAWIDEPDWEVNPNFVREVRELMLGGAACDGEGCVPVILICRSGKRSALAGQKLVDAGFGDVYNVLDGFEGDRDEGHHRSTLAGWRFENLPWEQC